The following proteins are co-located in the Deinococcus metallilatus genome:
- a CDS encoding hybrid sensor histidine kinase/response regulator: protein MTAPGPTDHALPEAGQPLRILHLEDNELDHELVALSLDGDLPWPVEIERVEDEDAFLHALDTHRPHLVLSDYALPSYDGLSAFRAAHARAPHLPFIIVTGAMGEEVAVDTLRQGVTDYILKQRLERLAPSVKRAIAEADARDRRERAEQEVRQLNLSLQARLEEVERLRGIAEAQRQRLEQQARQLEEALNLQKTFLAETSHELRTPLTALLGYLRRAEREVGGSQTLQDAQRVAENMTRLVNDLLQLSRGELVQGIEMHFVNLGNIVRQVGRDYGVKATAPNAEIIGDPGRLTQVFVNLVSNAIRVCGSPDLVSLEVSQAGGQACAAVIDHGPGIPDHIKPRIFDKFYRGKEAGSTGLGLTIAQQVVHSHGGTIEVLDTPGGGATFHVCFPTPDEDEDDLEVGADLHGVTAEDRTP from the coding sequence GTGACCGCCCCCGGCCCCACCGACCACGCCCTGCCCGAAGCCGGACAGCCCCTGCGCATCCTGCACCTGGAGGACAACGAACTCGACCACGAACTCGTGGCCCTCAGCCTGGACGGCGACCTGCCCTGGCCGGTGGAGATCGAGCGCGTGGAGGACGAGGATGCCTTTTTGCACGCCCTGGACACGCACCGCCCGCACCTGGTCCTCAGCGACTACGCGCTGCCCAGCTACGACGGCCTGAGCGCCTTCCGGGCCGCCCATGCCCGCGCCCCGCACCTGCCCTTTATCATCGTGACCGGCGCGATGGGCGAGGAGGTCGCGGTGGACACGCTGCGCCAGGGCGTCACCGACTACATCCTCAAGCAGCGCCTGGAGCGCCTGGCCCCCAGCGTGAAGCGCGCCATCGCCGAGGCCGACGCCCGCGACCGCCGCGAGCGTGCCGAGCAGGAGGTGCGCCAGCTCAACCTCTCCCTCCAGGCCCGGCTGGAGGAGGTCGAGCGTCTGCGCGGCATCGCCGAGGCCCAGCGGCAACGCCTCGAACAGCAGGCCCGGCAACTGGAGGAGGCCCTGAACCTCCAGAAGACCTTCCTGGCCGAAACCAGCCACGAACTCCGCACGCCGCTGACCGCCCTGCTGGGCTACCTGCGCCGCGCCGAGCGCGAGGTGGGCGGTTCCCAGACCCTTCAGGACGCGCAGCGCGTCGCGGAGAACATGACCCGGCTGGTCAACGACCTGCTGCAACTCTCGCGCGGCGAACTGGTGCAGGGGATCGAGATGCACTTCGTGAACCTGGGCAATATCGTGCGCCAGGTGGGGCGCGACTACGGCGTCAAGGCCACCGCCCCCAACGCCGAGATCATCGGCGACCCGGGGCGACTGACCCAGGTGTTCGTGAATCTGGTCAGCAACGCCATCCGGGTCTGCGGCAGCCCCGACCTCGTGAGCCTGGAAGTGTCCCAGGCGGGGGGACAGGCCTGCGCGGCCGTGATCGACCACGGCCCCGGCATCCCCGACCACATCAAGCCGCGCATCTTCGACAAGTTCTACCGGGGCAAGGAAGCCGGGTCCACCGGACTGGGCCTGACCATCGCCCAGCAGGTCGTCCACTCGCACGGCGGCACCATCGAGGTGCTCGACACGCCCGGCGGCGGCGCGACCTTCCACGTCTGCTTCCCCACCCCCGACGAGGACGAGGACGATCTGGAGGTGGGTGCGGACCTGCACGGAGTCACCGCCGAAGACCGGACCCCCTGA
- a CDS encoding OsmC family protein, with protein sequence MTVPHKKTLNVTWLGEQRYVGVSGSGHQILIDNSPVKVGVSPMEALLAALATCTAYDVVEIMKKRRTPLTAYRIEVEGERADTDPKRYTTITVRHIASGEGLTGEALSKAAHLSHEKYCSVAASLNSEIVLETRVE encoded by the coding sequence ATGACTGTGCCTCACAAGAAGACCCTGAACGTGACCTGGCTGGGTGAGCAACGCTACGTCGGCGTCAGCGGGAGCGGCCACCAGATCCTGATCGACAACAGCCCCGTGAAGGTCGGCGTCTCCCCAATGGAGGCGCTGCTGGCCGCACTCGCCACCTGCACCGCCTACGACGTGGTCGAGATCATGAAAAAGCGCCGCACGCCCCTCACGGCCTACCGCATCGAGGTGGAGGGCGAGCGCGCGGACACCGACCCCAAGCGGTACACCACCATCACCGTGCGCCACATCGCCAGCGGCGAGGGCCTGACCGGGGAGGCGCTGAGCAAGGCCGCCCACCTCAGCCACGAGAAATACTGCTCGGTGGCGGCCAGCCTGAACAGCGAGATCGTGTTGGAGACGCGGGTGGAGTAG